In Glycine max cultivar Williams 82 chromosome 15, Glycine_max_v4.0, whole genome shotgun sequence, the DNA window CCCACACCGTTGCCAAGTCCTACCCCTCATCCCATGACAACTCGAGCTAAAAATGGGATCTACAAACCGAATtcgaaatatttttctaattttcatgCCATGACTACCACTACTATATCTCCCTTACCCAAAGATCCAGCTAGTGCTATTCATGACccaaattagaaaaatgcaATGTTAGATGAATTTAATGCTCTTGTTGCTAATAAAACATGGGAATTGGTACTTAGGCCACCGGATGTGAATGTAATAAGGTCTATGTGGATTTTTCACCATAAACGAAAATCTGATGGTTCTTTTGAGCGACATAAAGCCCGTCTTGTAGGTGATGGGAAAACACAACAGTCGGGTGTTGATTGTGATGAGACCTTTAGTCCGGTTGTCAAACCGGTTACTATTCGTATTGTTCTTAGCATTGCTGTTTCTAAATCTTGGCATATTCACCCGTTAGATGTCAAGAATGCTTTCTCACATGGCTATCTCAATGAGACAGTTTATATGCATCGGCCCATGGGTTTCTGCGACAAAGGTCGCCCGGATCATGTGTGTTTTACTAAAGAAATCTCTCTGTGGCCTTAAACAGGCTCCACAGGCCTGGTATCAACGTTTTGTAGATTTTGTTGCCACCATTGGTTTTTCTCACAGTAAATCTGatcactaattatttatttacagtCAGGGCTTGGATATgacatatattttgttatatgttgatgatattattcttACAGCTTCATCAGATCGATTGAGAAAGCATTTTATGGCTCTCTTGGGTGTCGAGTTTTCTATGAAGGATCTAGGTCCTTTAAGCTTCTTTTTGGGGATTGTTGTGTCCTACGATGCTAATGGTATGTTCTTATCTCAGAAACAGTATGCCACAGAGATCATTGAGAGAGCTGGTATGGCTAATTGCAGCTCTTGTCCCACTCCTATTGACACCAAACCAAAACTTAGTGCATTGAAGGATTCACCTTATGAGGATCCTACGAAGTACCATAGTCTGGCTGGTGCCTTACAATATTTTACCTTTACTAGACCTGACATCTCTTATGCAGTTCAACAAATCTGCCTTCACATGCATGATCCCAGGAACGAGCATATGAGTGCTCTTAAGCGTATTTTGCGCTATTTGCAGGGTACTTTGTCTTATGGTCTACACTTGTATAAATCCTCTTTCAACAAGCTCATTTCTTATACTGATGCTGACTGGGGAGGATGCCCGGATACTAGACGTTCTACTTCCAACTATTGTGTTTTTCTAGGTGACAACTTGATATCATGGTCGTCCAAAAGACAACCAACTTTGTCACGTTCCAGTGCTGAGGCTAAATATCGAGGAGTAGCTAATGTTGTTTTTGATTCTTGTTGGATCCGAAATTTATTACTTGAACTACATTGTCATATTCCTAAAGCTACTCTGGTTTATTGTGACAATGTGAGTGCCATTTATTTATCAGGAAATCCGATACAACATCAGCGTACCAAGCATATTGAGATGGACATTCATTTTGTCAGGGAAAAGGTCGCTAAAGGCGACGTACGAGTTCTACATGTTCCTTCCCGTTATCAGATCGTCGGTATTTTTACCAAGGGCCTAcctcatattttatttgaagattTTCGAGCCAGTCTCAGTGTTCGTGAACCTCCCGTTTCGACTGCGGGGGTGTGTTAGAATATATGATACATATATTCTATATTTATGTATATCTCCtattttgattatgtaattaattttgtgCATATTCTGTCCAGATTCTTAACTAATTAGTGTCCTACTTTCTAGGTTAATTATGCTcttgtatattatatatattctcaCGTTACTAATGAGAAAAGGACggattcaaactctttcacTTAGAATGTCGGTCATGATCATGTGTACAAGGGTTGGAGTATCCATTATCAAATAGACTTTCTTtggctaacaaaaaaaaacttaattagcttaaaatatattaacaattttataaacaatctttcttctacatttttcaaaaatattttttatttttacatcctgctatcatattttaattttagttttcaataataaaattaaaaataatttataaaccgGGTAATTATAAGAATTTTGGATAGTTGATTTTGTAAACTTTATcatcataaagaaaaaatcacCTATGAATTTCACGTACTTAGCTTCAAATTCATAAAATGATCGCTAAGTTTGCTTTTGTTAGTTGgcaaaaaatcatgtttttttcaatttattctttGTTTACATCAAATACAAGATAGGATAAGACAATTATGTTGTCTCGTACACCAAATATTAGATAGGATTAACATTTATCATGTTCTTATTATGtcgtttttattttgttcttatatcatatcttatatgtttttataatgttgtaggttttgatggtgTCAAAAAGCAAATGGCATAAAGACGAAAGCAAAATAACATGAAAAATCTTGAACACAAACAAGTCAAGCAATTAGAAGATTCAAGATTTAGGTTAAATTGTTAGAATGTTTTTCCAATAAGCATATTTGGtcatttgattaatttaaatcaagTCTTCAAGTTTCTTTTAAAAGCGTTAAAGTTGCTTTTCAAGTTCTAGAatcaatgtaattgattatcacattatgtaattgattaccagtaatttgaaatttaaaatttaaaacttgaaattGCACAAAAAAGTgtgttttgaagagttacatcttttgggaATAACCCCTAATGATTTATACGAATTTTGCCTATAAATATTCATCATTTTAACCGATGATGAAAAACTTTTAAGAATATATTGTTAACAATCATTCTCATTCATTAAGTTTTTGATCAAAAACTTGACCAAATACACTTATTATTGAGAAACTTTCTAGTGCTTCAATTTGTAATATTTCCTCTAAATCAGATAGTGAATTCTTATATTCTTTGTGTAAATCTTTGAAAAGGATCAAACATCCCTTGTAAGAACAAGAGTGTAATATTTCTTGATTTTTGAGAGACTCAAACGTAAAAGGTGAGGCATCTCTTGTAAGGAGTGTGatatctcttgattcttgagagaCTTAAACACAAATGGTGAGGGATTCCAAGGTGTAAGAGTATTTTGTTGTAAATAATTTGAAAGATAATGAAACTCTCAAGTGGATTGCTTGGAGACCGGATGTAGGCACAAAAAGTAACTGAATCAGTATCaatcgagtttgcaattctctttCCTTatatctttacttttattgtaaatttatgGTATTCATTTATATTGGTAGAGATTTTAATTgcttgttttttctctttttaatcaagattttgatatattatcatatttatcatttatcatataaaaaggaATTAGAGTGtattaatagagaaaaattataaactcaATTCAACCTCCCCCTCTTGAGTTCATTGAAGTCAGTTGGATAACACTATCTTATTTTATCATGAAGGTGAGTCTTTGATGTGATTAATACATAGTAAATTTTGGTACAAATGTATTTAGTTcaaattatatgtatattaatcggtttaaattatatttttcttttgactcAACCAAATGTGGAATCAGTTGGTAAGGATCATGCTCATATTCTACAATGACATTGGTTTGAGTCCCATGAGAACTTAGTCggtaaataatctaaaaatatctttatgcATGTTCTTTTACAAACTTAGTCGGTAAAtaatctataaatatttttgtgcatGATCTTAATAAACTTCTAAAATCCAAATCaactaaattttacaaaaattcaaCCAAACGTGGCTGTGTGATGTCTGctacttttcattttcaatgggCAAATTATAATGAACTACTAGGTGCAAAACAGCCAACAACCTCGGACCTCATCGATTACATGTACAGCtccaaaattcaaattgaaccCACGAACGCTCGACGGGCAGTTATTTACTTATTGAAAGGGTAAATTACTTCGCTGTCGTATGGAATGACGTTAAGTCCATTGAAACatataaaaactatatataaaaaaaataataatcacctGTACCCTATCCCCCAAAAGATATATTATTCCCACTTTCCTCTGCTtttgctttatttatttattttctagttCAGTTTTTcgttcaatcttttcttttcagagGTTGAGTTAGAATCAATCCATCTTAATTTGTGGACAAAGTGCAATAATATAACCCTCACACTACAAACTCTTAATCATTTATTAAACCACGTTAGTATAAGCTCATTGGTGATTCACTTTGGTGGGATTGTTCGTTTATAATTCTTTATCATTGATACCCAACACTCATCAACTGATTTGTATCTTGGCTCTTTTAAAGGGCtaattcttaattcttattCAGTTTTTACTATTTCCAACAGTCCCGAAAGGCCTTCTGAGCATCGATGAGTAACAGTACTTGCAAGCCAATGAAATCACAGATTCTTGGTTTGGacttcttttaaattttgcatCAAAGTAAAATGACCGTGTTCTCAATTGGATTGAGAACAGCATCATCAGACCCCATATAACATAGTCACCGGGTTGGCATTATGTTGctaaatatttacttaatttgtGGGATTATAGATGATTGTTTTTTCATTATATGATTGGTATAAagtatttattagttttgttaataattaatttttgttaaaaaaatatgattgaccacttttaataaaaaaaattcttttaaataatattttttttattcacacaCTTAAACTCGATATCTCAATTAAGATATCAATTCTACCTAAATTAACGATATGTTGATAGGTTTATAaatgattaatataatatagtctaaattattataaaatactaaCAAAAGTTGGTAAAGATAGACTCGCATATAGTCCATAAGGACGTAAATTCAATTttgatataagaaaattttattaatagataatttataagtattttagtaagtattttttaaaattgtaagcaATAAAATTCTCTTCCTAATTCTTTAACATCcagcaattaaattaaaacaattttatggtAGTTGATCCCATGTTATTTGCcgttatcttaaaattatatcCCTTTCATTCCTAAGAGCATACATTTTCACATGTGACATGTTACATTAAACAATTAACAAGGCACAGGTCACGCAACTTTAACTTTCATGTGTCAAATGAGTGTGCTTAACACATGTAAGTATTTGTCTATATATATGCAGCGGATTCGATCTGGTCCTCGATTCTGAGTGTATATTATAGTCAAAACCAGTTTCTGGGGCATCTCACAATCAATGGAAGATATTGGAGGCAGTTCCTCaaacgacaacaacaacaatggtgGCATCATCAAGGAACAGGACCGGTTGCTGCCAATAGCCAATGTTGGTCGGCTCATGAAGCGGATTCTTCCTCAGAACGCCAAAATCTCGAAGGAGGCGAAGGAGACGATGCAGGAATGTGTGTCGGAGTTCATAAGCTTCGTGACGAGTGAGGCTTCGGAGAAGTGCAGGAAGGAGAGGAGGAAGACAGTGAATGGTGATGACATTTGTTGGGCCTTGGCAACACTAGGCTTTGATAACTATGCTGAACCAATGAGAAGGTACTTGCATAGATATAGAGAGGTTGAGGTAGATCATAATAAGGtcaatcttcaagaaaaagggaATAGTCCTGAAGAGAAGGACGatgaattatttaaattgagCAATAGAGGGGTTGGGCTTTGACCAATTATTATGCTTATAGTAGACAGGAACTCGTTAATCCATTCATACTCATCACTGATTACTGATTAGATGAATTAGTAATTTTAAGGTTTTTGTGAGGATGAGataatatatgtaataattttcTTGTCTTAATTGGAATTTATCGAGCTTAGAACAAGATTACTTGTTTcgcttttcttttaaatatgatACATTCCGCAGGTCTTTGAATTCTCAATAAATCTTCGCCATGCTTTCTTCAGAATTCagtttttaaagttattaacGTCTCTCTACAAATCAAACAacgaattaaattaaatactgCTTACTCCGGCAGCTCTCTATTGTAATATTGATGATaaattcattcatatatatCATATGTACTTCTGTAAGAGGCCTATTTATTCAAGAATATAATATACGAATATTCATCTTTCAAGCAAAGTTCAGAAGAAGCCTCCCCAGTTCCATCTGATCGAGTTTCATAGAAGAGAATCTTGGGACTGGCTAAACCTTTTCATTTTGGTTGATGAATTCCCGAGATTAATTTACATGAATTTTCCAACATTTCTGTTCTATAGAACCTGTAAGATGTGTGTTcaagtttgattttatatttgcttAGATTCATGgttatattaattgttttgtGCTAATcttattagttaatttgaagTCAGCATTGCCGTCGCCAAACACACTAGCACACAAAGTTACTTTTTAGGGTTTCTTCACATAGtgaatatattaattagtatattCACTGGgtctttaattactttttaaagcTTTAGACAATTAGACTAAGGTTAGGGTTTCATTAAGTCTTAATTTTTAACAGTTGGGACCACAAATTCTACCCTActtaattaatactatatttattaTGTCGTGTCTTAACATATAACTCAAAATAAACCTAAAGGGTTAGTGTAAGACCGTAAGATTTTATTACGTTTATATGAGTGAGAATGATTCATTCAATagaaaaatttatattcaattCTCACTGtatgtaaaattttcttaaaccaATGACAGTTATATACTGCGAGTAAAACTAATATTTAGTCTAGTAGATTGAAGGACACTCATAATCTTTGACCTAAGAtcaaaaatacatataattaaaaattactcttctcatctttcttcctcttaaaaaccaaaaaaaagaaagaatacagtgaaatttaatgtttatgGTATTTAGATATAATGTACCATGTCATATTTTTAAACATGGTAGAGGGGTAACAACCCCTCAatccacaaaaacaaaaaaaaaaaaattgttctttctattcaaatgttttattgaACCTACAGGAAATCAAGGACGAAAATCCAGGAAGCATCAACCAACCAAAATGATTTGTATGTTGAAAAATGGCAACCTATGAAGAGCATAAAATAACCGTTACTCAATATGGTTATAAAACAAGGATCAAGGTACTCTTTGCCACGGCCAACGACTAATCACCAAGTGTCTAACATGCAATTGGTTGCCTTAGAAAGTATGAAACATATTTAGCACCTTGCTGGTTGGACTAACGTGTGACAATATGCCTAggtaaaaattaactaataagtACTAATTGAGATATTGGATTCCAATGAAGACCCCAAACTCCACGCCCATAATTAAGTAACCTTTTGTGAGCCTTatagtgcatttttttaattaaaagcaaaatataaataaaaattggaaaGTAAATTAACTATGTGTTTGGcggagagaaagaaaataggagTGAACATAGATAAATGAAGAATTAAGAGAAgagaaatagattaaaaaaaaaaatattaattgttcggtaagagaaataaaataaaaaagaaaaaaccataataaaagaatttgcttCCCAACACATTATTTTGCTGTTTTCACACATaaaatgtacatttttttttattttgcatataaaacatatcataattgatCTTTATCGCACACCCTCCATAAGAATACTTTTTGGACCACACTCTCGCCCATTTCTTGGCTATTAATTTCTGCTTCTTTTTGCCAAAACTGTTCTTGTGTAGGAtctgtcactttttttttatttctcctccTCATTGTTTCATCGCTACCAAACAATGAAACGTTCTAATTAATTTCTAGTCTATTGGTTCGTCCTCTCTCCCTACAATTTTCACGCAACCAAATTCaccataaatttaatttgttctaGACATTCTCTAATGTTTATGGTAAATCAAGAAATACCAATAAGAGTTGACAGATTTAGTCGAGTCTTCTGTTGGTAGATGTACAATATGTAAATTTTACTATAAATCTTCACTAAGATTAATGGTCTTTCCTAGTCTTGCAAAAAGACGCACGTTTCCTCTAATCTAAACTTTTctctaaaaaatgataaatcagTACGACATAAAAATATCTATGTACATACCATGCAAAATCACTTGGATTTATTTGCTTTTCTTGAATTAGGATAGGGTTTTTTAATCCTTTCTGATCTATGTATTTTAGGAGATAATTGAACAGTTGGCAAAAATGGtgcaatatttaataataaaaaattaatttaaaagcattaagaatgtaaaaaaaaaattacattgtcaTTCACTCTcatattgttataaaatttattaatttttataataattatatatcttaAAAAGTCATCTAacaattatttctatttattgaTAGTGtaaactttttataattaaactcTTTAATAAATTAGAGTCTTCAAAATCTTCTTTTAATTAGTCGTCTCACTTATTTCAATATTACAAATTTAGCTGTAGTCTGACTCTAACAGGTAGAGAATGATCttagtactatttttttttttttgaagaaatcaTAGTACTAATACTATCACTTATTTATTCAGAATAAGAATAATATCAGCCATGCCAACCTTTGATGAGAAGTCACGGGCAAATATAACAAACAATATGTAAATCAAATAAACTTCCTTTATTTGCTCGCCGGCCACTGATATATTTGTAAACAATTGCATGTAAAGGTTATTGTTAGAGTAGTGTGGTTAATTGCAACTTTCTAAATTCCAATGAGCAATTCTTTTGATGCGTCGCTATATTCTCAAGCATATATTTAGCATTCTGCAGCCCCACTAATTAATACTCCTGTGTCAATCACTTTCATTGCTCTCATTAAATCATTTATCACACTCACAGTTAAAGTTCTAAATCGATTATTTcctaataattattatacttcACAACTCACGTTAATTTGTTGATCAACAATATATCCCTATCCTTAACCACCATAGCGTTGTAAATATGTACGCTGCATATATAGTACTGATTTGCATCCTGATGCCGATTATCGTTCTTTATTGAAAGTGATCAAGACTTTTTGTTCCGTATTACATTTGTTTCAGTTACGGCCTCATAAGCACATTTATTAATCACCACCCACATATTACCAACTGGATATTTGACTGCCTATATATAATTATGCAAATATTAACTAGTAATTCTTACGATattgattaaagaattaaaagaagaaatatttttattataatacataaaattatactatttataattttttaatatttttttattttcataataaatattttttcattttaattctttaatcaatATTGTAAGGACATATTAAGaagatcattttaattaattcaataacAAATAGCATATATGCTAATGATACAAACATCGTGATCTTTTCACGGGAGACTAGTACTGCATATTttggagaaggagagaagaagaagaaataagatacgcatcaaatcaattttgcatGAAGTATTAACTCATTTTCCCCATGCATCATTTATGTCTCTACTAATTTTCTTAGTAGATTGTTTATAATAACAAGTGGTAATAAGAGAGTTAACTGGAGAgcatttcatatatataagcgtttaatattattaatactaACAGAAACACACGTACATTATTGTGCCTGCATGCGtgtctatattattattttgttatcatattttttgtattaaaattaatatatttttataatttattttattgtgaatTGACATATATAACAATCATatacttatataaaaatcaCTTTGGAAGTAACATCATCAAAAGTCACTTATTTTGTCCAACTTTTACTCTTTCAATTTCTATGACATCaattaaactttagatttttttgttgtaagattaaactaaataattttgaattgactTTAAACTCCAAAATTCCTTATCTGTTcaccttattatttttttatattaaatgtgaTATACTATATCATTAGTCTTATTatgttagttttaatttgttaattaattttctactcTATCTGTTCACATTTATTAAGTTTTTGTTAGTAGGTTTGTTTATAATAACAAGTGGTAATAAGAGAGTTAACTGGAGAgcatttcatatatataagcatttagtattattaatatatatctcgcaatcaatttcatatatatacaatataattttattttttatgttataaaataaaacgttgtgttaattatatgcattttttAAGAATGTAAATATTTGTGATCAACAACAAATGTACACCAATCAACCTGTTGAATGAGGTTGTAGGTTGAGGTAGCAGGATTATTAAAGAGAGTAGCAACCACAAAAATTCCAGCTATAACGGCAACTAGATCAATGTCTTAAACAAACTCAAACCCCCAACTACCCTTGCACTAAAGACACACACACCTAAAGTTGGAAccaccaaaattttaaattgatatgGTCATAATTATAGTTACAAAAGCTttgatatatattatgatttatgaccATACTTATAATTCTAAATCACAATTTAAAACTATGATAACTAACTCATCTCATGAGTCATGAGATTTAGATTGGTGGCTTGACATCAACGTTTGGTGTGATGAGATAGTAGGTGACACGCGTGGCAGAGTTTGGGGTGTGATAGATAATTAGATATGATGTGAGGTGGGTTGTGGCTTCGTTACTGGTGGTTTCATCTGTTTGGAAGGTTTGTGTCGCCGGCTAGTTAgatgtttattttttactatttactTCAGTTCAAGGCAgtaagatttaattatttaattcattaacattaaaaaaattattcatttagttGATGATAATAAATCTTTCTtaaatttgtaacttttttaAGGTAAATGTTCCTAATGCCGTAAAGGTATTGATTATGAAACTTAATCAATaaggtaaaaatatttttattggaaaaCAGAAAATTACAGTGGACATAATCTTTTTCACACTCTTCTGTTATTtgcataataaattatttctctttttttaatttcttaatcgatgtcctaaaaatactaattaaccggctactttttttaaaattatctttattattaatactcttctctcttttcctatTGTTAACCAatacattctttttttcttttaatcaaggatattatagtataaaaataattaatgaaaagaaCATTCTATTATAGATTAGATcttatataaaaacaattaatgtatTCAATTACATTTACTAGACTCTGGCATCATACATAAGACCAAAATGTATCATTTGgcatttaaaaacttaaaataccaAAATGGAACCAATTGAAAAGTATAAAGAATCGAAATTGAAccatttaaatttgtttcaattAATATATCACATCATCATCTCAATCAATATTAACAAGCACATCACACtttttttgttaacatattTAATGTTTCAGCTAAAATGgactaaaataagatttttaaagtttgatagatcaaaatgaaaaaaaaaatactaaaacataaaatatcaaaattgacATTATTGACATTTAGCCAGACAACTTTGTAAGTCATATTTATGATATTATCTAATTActttacaatataaaaaaaatatttacacttaTGTATCCAAATTAAAATCTTAGAATAATCACCAAATGCATTTCTGCTtaattttacaaagaaaaactaTAAGTAACATACTCTTTATAACAAAAGCATTTTTGTAGTACTATGTGAAATTCGTGTGGAATCTATCAAATGATGTgggtcatattttttattttgtgaatgttatttttatttaataaatttatcatatattttaataaatattaaaaaataaagtgtatGTTATTAGCCTTTATGTATGTTTTTGAAAATACTGTCTTTATAGTAATGTGTAGTAATGTGGGCGAAGTGTCCAATCTCAGGGTCAAATGGATATCGATCCAGTTGGTTCTAAAACGATGGCAAG includes these proteins:
- the LOC106796091 gene encoding uncharacterized mitochondrial protein AtMg00810-like → MTYILLYVDDIILTASSDRLRKHFMALLGVEFSMKDLGPLSFFLGIVVSYDANGMFLSQKQYATEIIERAGMANCSSCPTPIDTKPKLSALKDSPYEDPTKYHSLAGALQYFTFTRPDISYAVQQICLHMHDPRNEHMSALKRILRYLQGTLSYGLHLYKSSFNKLISYTDADWGGCPDTRRSTSNYCVFLGDNLISWSSKRQPTLSRSSAEAKYRGVANVVFDSCWIRNLLLELHCHIPKATLVYCDNVSAIYLSGNPIQHQRTKHIEMDIHFVREKVAKGDVRVLHVPSRYQIVGIFTKGLPHILFEDFRASLSVREPPVSTAGVC
- the LOC100794513 gene encoding nuclear transcription factor Y subunit B-5, with the translated sequence MEDIGGSSSNDNNNNGGIIKEQDRLLPIANVGRLMKRILPQNAKISKEAKETMQECVSEFISFVTSEASEKCRKERRKTVNGDDICWALATLGFDNYAEPMRRYLHRYREVEVDHNKVNLQEKGNSPEEKDDELFKLSNRGVGL